The proteins below are encoded in one region of Methanosarcina barkeri 3:
- a CDS encoding bifunctional UDP-sugar hydrolase/5'-nucleotidase — translation MLKNRNSAINKVSRHFALLFLVMLVSIALLSSLGASKPDKSTIEVQILAINDLHGQLEPPVSEIVTGYNETGAPIRVNAGGSEYLATHIKKLRSENPNTFVVSAGDNIGASPIISSRFHDEPTIKALNMIGVNFSAVGNHELDNGLNELMRIQNGGCHPTDGCLDNSSFEGADFQYLAANIVNESTNATIFPAYKIACVQGVPIGFIGVALEDTPSILTPSKVKGLRFLDEAETINKYAKKLKHMGVKTIVVIIHDGGYQDGLYNESLNMSGPILDIVNATNDEVDVFITGHTHQAYNANIDGRIVTQAGSASTLLTDIDLVISKKTHDVVKEKSRNIIVSRDVPEDPEVSELITEYKDLVAALANQVIGNITSDITAVMSDSGESALGDVIADAQLHATSDPEDGGAVIAFANPGGIRADLIYNQQSASELPGQVTYGEAFSVQPSEISLVTMTLNGTQIDTLLEQQIDNPTPRILQVSKGFSYAWNESASPGNMIDISDIKINGTSINPNDLYRVTVNNRMADGSYNLFVLKEGVNRTEGPLVRDALVNYLTAFSPVAPGPMNRIAVVK, via the coding sequence TTGTTAAAAAATCGCAATTCTGCAATAAATAAAGTTAGCAGACATTTCGCCCTTCTATTCCTGGTAATGCTTGTCTCTATTGCTTTGCTGAGCAGTCTGGGGGCTTCAAAACCTGATAAGAGTACGATAGAAGTCCAGATCCTGGCTATAAATGATCTTCATGGCCAGCTTGAGCCTCCAGTGAGTGAGATAGTTACAGGCTATAACGAGACAGGCGCCCCCATACGTGTTAATGCAGGGGGTTCGGAATACCTGGCTACTCACATAAAGAAACTCAGATCTGAGAACCCTAATACATTTGTGGTCTCGGCAGGAGACAATATTGGTGCAAGTCCGATTATTTCATCCCGATTCCACGACGAACCAACAATAAAGGCTCTCAACATGATAGGAGTCAACTTTTCGGCAGTGGGCAATCACGAGCTGGATAACGGGTTAAACGAGCTCATGCGCATTCAAAACGGTGGATGCCATCCGACTGATGGCTGCCTGGATAATTCGTCCTTTGAAGGGGCAGATTTCCAGTATCTGGCTGCTAACATAGTCAATGAAAGTACTAACGCCACAATATTCCCTGCCTACAAAATCGCCTGCGTCCAGGGTGTACCTATAGGATTTATTGGAGTGGCCCTGGAAGATACGCCGTCCATACTGACTCCTTCCAAAGTGAAGGGACTCAGGTTCCTGGATGAAGCCGAGACCATCAACAAATATGCCAAAAAACTGAAGCATATGGGCGTAAAAACCATAGTTGTGATCATACACGACGGCGGCTACCAGGACGGACTATATAACGAGAGCCTGAACATGAGCGGCCCCATTCTGGACATTGTCAACGCCACAAACGATGAAGTAGATGTTTTCATCACCGGCCACACCCATCAGGCCTATAATGCCAATATCGACGGCCGCATAGTGACTCAGGCGGGTTCGGCAAGTACTCTGCTCACGGATATCGATCTGGTAATAAGCAAAAAGACTCATGATGTGGTCAAAGAAAAGTCAAGAAATATTATAGTATCCAGAGATGTTCCTGAAGATCCTGAAGTATCCGAGCTTATCACGGAATATAAAGATCTGGTTGCAGCCCTTGCTAACCAGGTGATAGGTAACATTACAAGCGATATTACAGCAGTAATGAGTGATTCAGGCGAATCTGCTCTTGGCGATGTCATAGCCGATGCTCAACTCCATGCAACTTCCGACCCGGAAGACGGCGGTGCTGTTATAGCTTTCGCGAACCCAGGAGGTATTCGCGCGGATCTGATATATAATCAACAAAGTGCCAGCGAACTGCCAGGCCAGGTCACCTATGGCGAGGCCTTCAGCGTCCAACCCTCTGAAATCAGCCTGGTCACAATGACCTTGAACGGCACTCAAATCGACACTTTACTGGAGCAACAGATCGACAACCCAACTCCGCGCATACTGCAGGTCTCAAAGGGCTTTAGTTATGCCTGGAACGAAAGCGCCTCCCCAGGTAATATGATCGATATCTCCGACATAAAGATAAACGGCACTTCTATCAATCCGAACGACCTTTACCGCGTAACAGTTAACAACCGCATGGCTGATGGAAGCTATAATCTCTTTGTTCTGAAGGAAGGGGTCAATAGGACAGAAGGTCCTCTGGTTAGAGATGCT